Proteins encoded within one genomic window of Sphaerotilus montanus:
- the xylA gene encoding xylose isomerase produces the protein MSTYFSDVPAIAYEGPQSSNPLAFKWYDKDRLVLGKRMEDHLRFAACYWHSFCWNGSDPFGHDGTFERPWQRVADPMAAARMKADAAFDFFSRLGAPYYCFHDRDVAPEGSTPRASVNHLHEMVDVLQAKQAATGMKLLWGTANLFSHRRFMSGASTNPDPEVFALAALQVKEAMDATLKLGGENYVLWGGREGYETLLNTRMGQELDQMGRFLNMVVDYKHKIGFKGAILIEPKPREPSKHQYDFDTATVFGFLQRHGLDKEIKVNIEGNHATLSGHSFEHEVATALDLGIFGSIDMNRGDMQCGWDTDQFPNNIPETALVMYLILQGGGFTTGGLNFDSKVRRQSIDAEDMFHGHIGGMDVSARALLIAEQMVIDGQLARHVEARYAGWNTPFGHDLMAGRLGLDQVATRALDRNQDTRPVSGRQELLENLLNRYL, from the coding sequence ATGAGTACCTATTTTTCCGACGTTCCCGCCATCGCCTACGAAGGCCCGCAATCGAGCAACCCTCTGGCCTTCAAGTGGTACGACAAGGACCGCCTGGTGCTGGGCAAGCGCATGGAGGACCACCTGCGCTTTGCCGCCTGCTACTGGCACAGCTTCTGCTGGAACGGCTCCGACCCCTTCGGCCACGACGGCACCTTCGAACGCCCGTGGCAACGCGTGGCCGACCCGATGGCCGCGGCCCGCATGAAGGCCGATGCCGCGTTCGACTTCTTCTCGCGCCTGGGCGCCCCCTACTACTGCTTCCACGACCGCGACGTGGCGCCCGAGGGCAGTACGCCGCGCGCGAGCGTGAACCACCTGCACGAGATGGTCGATGTGCTGCAGGCCAAACAAGCCGCCACGGGCATGAAACTGCTGTGGGGCACGGCCAACCTGTTCAGCCACCGCCGCTTCATGTCGGGCGCATCGACCAACCCAGACCCCGAGGTCTTCGCACTGGCCGCGCTGCAGGTGAAGGAGGCGATGGACGCCACGCTCAAGCTCGGCGGCGAAAACTACGTGCTCTGGGGCGGACGCGAAGGGTATGAGACCCTGCTCAATACCCGCATGGGCCAGGAGCTGGACCAGATGGGCCGATTCCTGAACATGGTGGTGGACTACAAGCACAAGATCGGCTTCAAGGGCGCCATCCTGATCGAGCCCAAGCCGCGCGAACCGTCCAAGCACCAGTACGACTTCGACACCGCCACGGTCTTCGGTTTCCTGCAGCGCCACGGTCTGGACAAGGAGATCAAGGTCAACATCGAAGGCAACCACGCCACGCTGTCGGGCCACAGTTTTGAACACGAGGTGGCCACCGCGCTGGACCTGGGCATCTTTGGTTCCATTGACATGAACCGCGGCGACATGCAGTGCGGCTGGGACACCGACCAGTTCCCCAACAACATCCCCGAAACCGCGCTGGTGATGTACCTGATCCTGCAGGGCGGCGGCTTCACCACCGGCGGCTTGAACTTCGACTCCAAGGTGCGGCGCCAGTCGATCGATGCCGAGGACATGTTCCACGGCCACATTGGCGGCATGGACGTGTCGGCGCGCGCGCTGCTGATCGCCGAGCAGATGGTCATCGACGGCCAGCTGGCGCGCCACGTCGAGGCCCGCTACGCTGGATGGAACACCCCGTTTGGCCACGACCTGATGGCCGGCCGCCTGGGCCTGGACCAGGTGGCTACCCGTGCGCTGGACCGCAACCAGGACACGCGGCCGGTTTCCGGGCGGCAGGAGCTGCTGGAGAACCTGCTCAACCGCTACCTCTGA
- the guaA gene encoding glutamine-hydrolyzing GMP synthase, translated as MQHDKILILDFGSQVTQLIGRRVREAHVYCEIHPNDVSDEFIKSFAPKGIILSGSHASTYEDHQLRAPQAVWDAGVPVLGICYGMQTMAVQLGGEVSWSDHREFGYAEVRAHGHTKLLQDIQDFGTPEGHGMLKVWMSHGDKVTALPPGFKLMASTPSCPIAGMANEDKGYYAVQFHPEVTHTLQGAALLTRFVRDIAGCKGDWIMGDYIQEAVAKIREQVGDEEVILGLSGGVDSSVAAALIHRAIGDQLTCVFVDHGLLRLNEGAMVMEMFAGRLHAKVVHVQAAEQFLGHLKGVTDPEQKRKIIGREFVEVFKAEAAKLKASGQGHKGATFLAQGTIYPDVVESGGTASKKATIKSHHNVGGLPEKLGLKLLEPLRELFKDEVRELGVALGLPHEMVYRHPFPGPGLGVRILGEVRADFASLLQRADHIFIEELRATIDPATGKSWYDLTSQAFTVFLPVKSVGVMGDGRTYDYVVALRAVQTSDFMTADWAELPYSLLKKVSSRIINEVRGINRVTYDVSSKPPATIEWE; from the coding sequence ATGCAACACGACAAGATCCTCATCCTCGACTTCGGCTCCCAAGTCACCCAGCTCATCGGCCGCCGCGTGCGCGAGGCCCATGTCTACTGCGAGATCCACCCCAACGACGTGTCCGACGAGTTCATCAAGTCGTTCGCACCGAAGGGCATCATCCTCAGCGGCAGCCACGCCAGCACCTACGAAGACCACCAGCTGCGCGCGCCGCAGGCCGTGTGGGATGCGGGCGTGCCGGTGCTGGGCATCTGCTACGGCATGCAGACCATGGCCGTGCAGCTCGGCGGCGAGGTGAGCTGGAGCGACCACCGCGAGTTCGGTTACGCCGAAGTCCGCGCCCACGGTCACACGAAGCTGCTGCAGGACATCCAGGACTTCGGCACCCCCGAAGGCCACGGCATGCTCAAGGTCTGGATGAGCCACGGCGACAAGGTCACCGCACTGCCGCCCGGCTTCAAGCTGATGGCCTCCACCCCGAGCTGCCCGATCGCCGGCATGGCCAACGAGGACAAGGGCTACTACGCCGTCCAGTTCCACCCCGAAGTGACGCACACGCTGCAGGGCGCGGCGCTGCTGACCCGCTTCGTGCGCGACATCGCCGGCTGCAAGGGCGACTGGATCATGGGCGACTACATCCAGGAAGCCGTCGCGAAGATCCGCGAACAGGTCGGCGACGAAGAGGTGATCCTCGGCCTGTCCGGCGGCGTCGATTCGTCGGTGGCCGCCGCGCTGATCCACCGCGCCATCGGCGACCAGCTCACCTGCGTGTTCGTCGACCACGGCCTGCTGCGCCTGAACGAAGGCGCGATGGTCATGGAGATGTTCGCCGGCCGCCTGCACGCCAAGGTCGTGCATGTGCAAGCCGCCGAACAGTTCCTGGGCCACCTCAAGGGCGTCACCGACCCCGAGCAGAAGCGCAAGATCATCGGCCGGGAGTTCGTCGAAGTGTTCAAGGCCGAGGCCGCCAAGCTGAAGGCGTCGGGCCAGGGCCACAAGGGCGCGACCTTCCTGGCCCAGGGAACGATCTACCCGGACGTGGTGGAAAGCGGTGGCACGGCCAGCAAGAAGGCCACGATCAAGAGCCACCACAACGTCGGTGGCCTGCCGGAAAAGCTCGGCCTGAAGCTGCTGGAGCCGCTGCGCGAGCTGTTCAAGGACGAGGTGCGCGAGCTGGGCGTGGCGCTCGGCCTGCCGCACGAGATGGTGTACCGGCATCCGTTCCCGGGTCCGGGCCTGGGTGTGCGGATCCTGGGCGAGGTGCGGGCGGATTTCGCCAGCCTGCTGCAGCGCGCCGACCACATCTTCATCGAGGAACTGCGCGCCACCATCGACCCCGCCACCGGCAAGAGCTGGTACGACCTCACCAGCCAGGCGTTCACGGTGTTCCTGCCGGTGAAGAGCGTCGGCGTGATGGGCGACGGCCGCACCTACGACTACGTCGTGGCGCTGCGCGCGGTGCAGACCAGCGACTTCATGACGGCGGACTGGGCCGAGCTGCCCTACAGCCTGCTCAAGAAGGTGTCGAGCCGCATCATCAACGAGGTGCGCGGCATCAACCGCGTGACCTACGACGTGTCGAGCAAGCCGCCCGCGACGATCGAGTGGGAGTGA
- a CDS encoding TCR/Tet family MFS transporter yields the protein MSDDEQRPASTPGPKGRTAAMPFIMITVLIDMVAIGLIIPVLAPLVGKFTGSQADQAFWYGVVTFAFGVANFIGSPVLGALSDRHGRRPVLLIGFTGLALSFFVTGLATALWMLVAVRLVSGALQANASIAQAYVADISSPEQRGKRFGMLGAMFGMGFILGPVMGGLLGAIDLHLPFFVAGGLAVLNAIYGAFVLPESLPPERRSPAIDWTKVNPVASLRRLTELRGVGPLVFVMGLSSLAQFILHTTWVLYTMFKFGWGPKENGWSLFAVGVMSVLVQGGLIRVALKRTTPQRIAVIGLISSAITYALWGAATEGWMMYAIIGLNVFGFMVQAAMQTLVSNAADDESQGRTMGALGSLNSLTAVFAPVIGSALLGFVSHLPQGDWRIGAPFFLCSALQITATVLALRHFRRHPATPPHPAHVVA from the coding sequence TTGAGCGACGACGAGCAGCGCCCCGCGTCCACGCCGGGGCCGAAGGGCCGCACCGCTGCGATGCCCTTCATCATGATCACCGTGCTGATCGACATGGTCGCCATCGGCCTGATCATCCCGGTGCTGGCGCCGCTGGTGGGCAAGTTCACCGGCTCGCAGGCCGACCAGGCCTTCTGGTACGGCGTGGTGACCTTCGCCTTCGGCGTCGCCAACTTCATCGGCTCGCCGGTGCTGGGGGCGCTGTCGGACCGCCATGGCCGCCGGCCGGTGCTGCTCATCGGCTTCACCGGGCTGGCGCTGAGCTTCTTCGTCACGGGGTTGGCGACGGCGCTGTGGATGCTGGTGGCGGTGCGGCTGGTCAGCGGTGCGCTGCAGGCCAACGCCTCCATCGCGCAGGCCTACGTCGCCGACATCAGCAGCCCCGAGCAGCGCGGCAAGCGCTTCGGGATGCTGGGCGCGATGTTCGGCATGGGCTTCATCCTCGGTCCCGTCATGGGCGGGCTGCTGGGGGCCATCGACCTGCACCTGCCGTTCTTCGTGGCCGGCGGGCTGGCGGTGCTGAACGCCATTTACGGCGCCTTCGTGCTGCCCGAGTCGCTGCCGCCGGAGCGCCGCAGCCCGGCGATCGACTGGACCAAGGTCAACCCGGTGGCCTCGCTGCGCCGCCTGACCGAGCTGCGCGGCGTCGGCCCGCTGGTGTTCGTGATGGGCCTGTCCAGCCTGGCGCAGTTCATCCTGCACACCACCTGGGTGCTGTACACGATGTTCAAGTTCGGCTGGGGCCCCAAGGAAAACGGCTGGTCGCTGTTTGCCGTGGGCGTCATGTCGGTGCTGGTGCAGGGCGGGCTGATCCGCGTGGCCCTGAAGCGCACCACGCCGCAGCGCATCGCCGTCATCGGTCTGATCTCCTCGGCCATCACCTACGCCCTGTGGGGCGCAGCCACCGAGGGCTGGATGATGTACGCCATCATCGGCCTGAACGTGTTCGGCTTCATGGTGCAGGCCGCCATGCAGACGCTGGTCTCCAACGCCGCCGACGACGAGTCGCAGGGCCGCACCATGGGCGCGCTCGGCTCGCTCAACAGCCTGACCGCCGTGTTCGCGCCGGTCATCGGCTCGGCGCTGCTCGGCTTCGTGTCGCACCTGCCCCAGGGCGACTGGCGCATCGGCGCGCCGTTCTTCCTCTGTTCGGCGCTGCAGATCACGGCCACCGTGCTCGCCCTGCGCCACTTCCGCCGCCATCCCGCCACGCCGCCGCACCCGGCGCACGTGGTCGCCTGA
- the guaB gene encoding IMP dehydrogenase encodes MRLLGKALTFDDVLLVPAYSQVLPRDTSLATKLSRNITLNLPLVSAAMDTVTEARLAIAIAQEGGIGIVHKNLSPKQQAAEVARVKRYESGLLKDPITVSPDVRVREVIELSRAHGISGFPVVENGRVVGIITGRDLRFETRLDAPVREIMTPRERLVTVQEGASLAQAKALMHQHKLERVLVLNDASELRGLFTVKDITKQTSFPNAARDAHGKLRVGAAVGVGDGTEERIELLVKAGVDALVVDTAHGHSHGVIERVRWVKQNFPHVDVIGGNIATGAAALALVEAGADGVKVGIGPGSICTTRIVAGVGVPQITAIDNVATALRGTGVPLIADGGIRYSGDIAKAIAAGASTVMMGGMFAGTEEAPGEIVLYQGRSYKSYRGMGSIGAMKAGSADRYFQENDETSNPNADKLVPEGIEGRVPYKGSMLSIVFQMAGGIRASMGYCGCASITDMQDRAEFVEITSAGIRESHVHDVQITKEAPNYRME; translated from the coding sequence ATGCGCCTGCTTGGCAAAGCACTGACCTTCGACGACGTGTTGCTGGTCCCCGCGTACTCCCAGGTGTTGCCCCGCGACACCTCGCTGGCGACGAAACTGTCGCGCAACATCACCCTGAACCTGCCGCTGGTGTCCGCCGCGATGGACACGGTCACCGAGGCCCGCCTCGCGATCGCGATCGCCCAGGAGGGCGGCATCGGCATCGTCCACAAGAACCTCAGCCCGAAACAGCAGGCCGCCGAAGTGGCCCGCGTCAAGCGCTACGAATCGGGCCTGCTGAAGGACCCGATCACCGTGTCGCCGGACGTGCGGGTCCGCGAGGTGATCGAGCTGTCGCGTGCCCACGGCATCTCCGGTTTCCCGGTGGTCGAGAACGGCCGCGTGGTCGGCATCATCACCGGCCGCGACCTGCGCTTCGAGACCCGTCTCGACGCCCCGGTGCGCGAGATCATGACCCCGCGCGAGCGCCTGGTCACCGTCCAGGAAGGTGCTTCGCTGGCACAGGCCAAGGCGCTGATGCACCAGCACAAGCTGGAGCGCGTGCTGGTGCTGAACGACGCGTCCGAACTGCGCGGCCTGTTCACCGTCAAGGACATCACCAAGCAGACCAGCTTCCCCAACGCCGCCCGCGATGCCCACGGCAAGCTGCGCGTCGGCGCGGCGGTCGGTGTCGGTGATGGCACGGAAGAGCGCATCGAACTGCTGGTGAAGGCCGGTGTCGATGCCCTCGTCGTCGACACCGCCCACGGCCACAGCCACGGCGTGATCGAGCGCGTGCGCTGGGTCAAGCAGAACTTCCCGCACGTCGACGTCATCGGCGGCAACATCGCCACGGGCGCTGCCGCGCTGGCGCTGGTCGAAGCCGGAGCGGATGGCGTCAAGGTCGGCATCGGCCCCGGTTCGATCTGCACCACCCGCATCGTCGCCGGTGTCGGCGTGCCGCAGATCACCGCGATCGACAACGTGGCCACCGCGCTGCGTGGCACGGGCGTGCCGCTGATCGCCGACGGCGGCATCCGCTACTCGGGCGACATCGCCAAGGCCATCGCGGCCGGCGCGTCGACCGTGATGATGGGCGGCATGTTCGCCGGCACCGAAGAGGCGCCGGGCGAGATCGTGCTGTACCAGGGCCGCAGCTACAAGAGCTACCGCGGCATGGGCTCGATCGGTGCGATGAAGGCGGGTTCTGCCGACCGCTACTTCCAGGAAAACGACGAGACCAGCAACCCGAACGCCGACAAGCTGGTGCCCGAAGGCATCGAAGGCCGTGTCCCGTACAAGGGCTCGATGCTGTCGATCGTGTTCCAGATGGCCGGTGGCATCCGTGCCTCGATGGGCTACTGCGGTTGCGCATCGATCACCGACATGCAGGACCGCGCCGAGTTCGTCGAGATCACGTCCGCCGGCATCCGTGAGAGCCACGTCCACGACGTGCAGATCACGAAGGAAGCGCCCAACTACCGCATGGAGTGA
- a CDS encoding DUF4124 domain-containing protein, whose protein sequence is MFSTSKPRQLCGALLALAATALALPCAAQWKWRDAQGHIQYSDRPPPNEVRDRDILTRPAAAPAAQRPAPGASAAAGAPSGVASAPTSDPAIEARKRQIQAAQDQGKRDEDARVARQKVENCARAKEYARTVESGQRITRTNEKGEREFLDDAQRAREAARAREIIASDCR, encoded by the coding sequence ATGTTTTCGACCTCCAAGCCCCGACAACTGTGCGGTGCCCTGCTGGCACTGGCTGCCACCGCGCTGGCCCTGCCCTGCGCCGCACAATGGAAGTGGCGCGACGCCCAGGGCCACATCCAGTACAGCGACCGCCCGCCACCGAACGAGGTCCGCGACCGCGACATCCTGACCCGCCCGGCGGCAGCGCCCGCGGCGCAACGCCCCGCCCCGGGTGCCTCTGCGGCGGCCGGCGCACCGTCCGGCGTGGCATCAGCGCCCACGAGCGACCCGGCCATCGAAGCCCGCAAGCGCCAGATCCAGGCCGCACAGGACCAGGGCAAGCGCGACGAGGACGCGCGTGTCGCGCGTCAGAAGGTCGAGAACTGCGCCCGGGCCAAGGAATACGCCCGCACGGTGGAGAGCGGCCAGCGCATCACGCGCACCAACGAGAAGGGCGAGCGCGAGTTCCTCGATGACGCCCAGCGCGCCCGCGAAGCGGCCCGCGCCCGCGAGATCATCGCGAGCGACTGCCGCTGA
- a CDS encoding RnfH family protein, translated as MASAEPVERGARTIRVEVAYSPAPRQVDLQVFELPAGTTAGQAVLAAGLPERHPGFDLGTVTVAVWGRAVTPSTVLHDGDQLALCRPLIVDPKEARRVRYRAQGERGRQRISGSRSR; from the coding sequence ATGGCAAGCGCTGAGCCGGTGGAGCGGGGCGCGCGGACGATCCGGGTCGAGGTGGCCTACAGCCCGGCGCCGAGGCAGGTCGATCTGCAGGTGTTCGAGCTGCCGGCCGGGACGACCGCCGGACAGGCCGTGCTGGCTGCGGGTCTGCCGGAACGGCATCCCGGCTTTGATCTGGGGACGGTGACCGTGGCGGTGTGGGGCCGCGCGGTGACGCCGTCGACCGTGCTGCACGACGGCGACCAGCTGGCGCTGTGCCGGCCGCTGATCGTCGATCCCAAGGAGGCCCGCCGGGTGCGCTACCGGGCGCAGGGCGAGCGGGGCCGCCAGCGGATCAGCGGCAGTCGCTCGCGATGA
- a CDS encoding type II toxin-antitoxin system RatA family toxin, translated as MKHVKKSVLLWYSPREMFDLVVDVPAYPQFLPWCQRAEVLSQEPGVVTARLHLAYAGVRHAFTTRNTQVAGQSVGMSLVDGPFSHLEGVWRFLPIGPDGKACKVEFELSYAFASRPLELVVSPVFDRIANTFVDAFVARAEQVHGKR; from the coding sequence GTGAAGCACGTCAAAAAATCCGTCCTCCTCTGGTACTCGCCCCGCGAGATGTTCGATCTCGTGGTCGATGTACCCGCCTATCCGCAGTTTCTGCCGTGGTGCCAGCGGGCCGAAGTGCTGTCGCAGGAGCCAGGGGTGGTGACAGCCCGGCTGCACCTCGCGTATGCCGGCGTGCGCCATGCCTTCACGACCCGCAACACGCAGGTCGCAGGCCAGTCCGTCGGCATGAGTCTGGTGGACGGGCCGTTCTCGCACCTGGAAGGGGTCTGGCGCTTCCTGCCGATCGGGCCGGACGGCAAGGCGTGCAAGGTCGAGTTCGAGCTGTCGTATGCCTTCGCCAGCCGGCCGCTGGAGCTGGTGGTCAGCCCCGTGTTCGACCGCATCGCCAACACCTTCGTCGATGCGTTCGTGGCCCGCGCCGAGCAGGTCCATGGCAAGCGCTGA
- the smpB gene encoding SsrA-binding protein SmpB, with protein MSTAHTSATIAENRKAHFNYHIEERHEAGVVLEGWEIKSIREGQVQLTDGHAVIKNGELFLIGCRINALRSASTHVRPEADRTKKLLMHKAEIKRLIGKVEQKGYTLVPLNLHFKGGRVKAEIALAKGKAEHDKRDTEKKRDWEREKGRLMRHKVSSPRKDA; from the coding sequence ATGTCCACCGCCCACACCTCCGCCACCATTGCAGAAAACCGAAAAGCGCATTTCAACTACCACATCGAGGAGCGCCACGAGGCGGGCGTCGTGCTGGAAGGCTGGGAGATCAAGTCCATCCGCGAAGGCCAGGTGCAGCTCACCGACGGCCACGCGGTGATCAAGAACGGCGAGCTGTTCCTGATCGGCTGCCGCATCAACGCGCTGCGCAGCGCCTCCACCCATGTGCGCCCGGAGGCAGACCGCACCAAGAAGCTGCTGATGCACAAGGCCGAGATCAAGCGCCTGATCGGCAAGGTCGAGCAGAAGGGGTACACGCTGGTGCCGCTGAACCTGCACTTCAAGGGCGGTCGTGTGAAAGCCGAGATCGCGCTGGCCAAGGGCAAGGCCGAGCACGACAAGCGCGACACCGAGAAGAAGCGCGACTGGGAGCGCGAGAAGGGCCGCCTGATGCGCCACAAGGTGTCGAGCCCGCGCAAGGACGCCTGA
- a CDS encoding acyltransferase family protein — protein sequence MRLVASNAGGVGRVEVLDGWRGLAVLTLLAGHFVPHLGLDAPAWSANFGRVGVELFFALSGCLMGSLLFGRAMALRSFAVRRFARVVPSMWVFVAVACAVTLLRGAPLTATSVGLSLTGWANIQPLLDAGEQSVRLGHLWSVCVELQGYAVLGGLAAVSRRWRLDPVALIGTVLLLSWAALGLQVVQGAPLPYYTTFWRPDARLTAVLLGALFVVLHDGGRLRLDRLPAWPLALGAGLLLQVNLVPDVLKYTVGAALIALGCAGLSRTAGPGSRWLGHPVLVAFGTVSYSLYLWQQLFYADKDLLRWPVALTLAVLTGFAAHHLWDRWLHQQTLAYLDRPPARPKVVS from the coding sequence ATGCGGCTGGTCGCCAGCAACGCAGGGGGCGTCGGTCGGGTCGAGGTGCTGGATGGCTGGCGCGGCCTGGCGGTGCTGACCCTGCTGGCGGGCCACTTCGTGCCACACCTGGGGCTGGATGCGCCCGCGTGGTCGGCCAACTTCGGACGGGTGGGCGTCGAGCTGTTCTTCGCGCTGTCGGGCTGCCTGATGGGCTCGCTGCTGTTCGGGCGCGCGATGGCGCTGCGGAGCTTCGCCGTGCGGCGCTTCGCGCGGGTCGTGCCGTCGATGTGGGTGTTCGTGGCCGTGGCCTGTGCCGTGACGCTGCTGCGCGGCGCACCGCTGACCGCCACCTCGGTGGGCCTGAGCCTGACCGGCTGGGCCAACATCCAGCCGCTGCTCGATGCGGGCGAACAGTCGGTGCGGCTCGGGCACCTCTGGTCGGTGTGCGTCGAGCTGCAGGGTTACGCCGTGCTCGGCGGGCTGGCGGCGGTGTCGCGGCGCTGGCGGCTGGATCCGGTCGCGCTGATCGGCACGGTGCTGCTGCTGAGCTGGGCCGCGCTCGGCCTGCAGGTGGTGCAGGGCGCACCGCTGCCCTACTACACCACCTTCTGGCGCCCGGATGCGCGGCTGACTGCGGTGCTGCTCGGCGCGCTCTTCGTGGTCCTGCACGACGGCGGTCGGCTGCGGCTGGACCGGCTGCCGGCCTGGCCACTGGCGCTCGGCGCGGGCCTGCTGCTGCAGGTGAATCTGGTGCCGGACGTGCTCAAGTACACCGTCGGCGCGGCACTGATCGCGCTGGGCTGCGCCGGGCTGTCACGGACAGCAGGTCCGGGGTCGCGCTGGCTGGGGCACCCGGTGCTGGTCGCCTTCGGGACGGTGTCGTACAGCCTCTACCTGTGGCAGCAGCTGTTCTATGCGGACAAGGATCTGCTGCGCTGGCCGGTGGCGCTGACGCTGGCGGTGCTGACCGGGTTCGCGGCCCACCACCTCTGGGACCGCTGGCTGCACCAGCAGACCCTGGCGTACCTGGACCGCCCCCCCGCACGGCCCAAGGTGGTCAGCTGA
- a CDS encoding ABC transporter permease: protein MRIADTLTMAWRSITAQRMRSVLTLLGIAIGIAAVILLTSIGEGLHRFLLSEFSQIGTNVVTLSPGKVSTGGTNPGFPSSVRPLSLDDADALRQRIPHLVGVTPGVTGNAEMGANGRVRRAIVYGTSAALLPSFHLAVSQGQFLPDEDTAHARNFAVLGASLKRELFGADSPLGARIRIGTQQFRVIGVLAPRGQFLGIDLDDVAYVPAARAMELFNRPGLMELHLVYTDATSSAAVVAQARALMKARHGREDFSIVTQADMLGALSNILDVVTAAVGALGGISLLVGGVGIVTIMTIAVTERTSEIGLLISLGARRRTVLALFLGEAVVLSAVGGVLGLAIGIGIAQGAHLLLPALPVSTPLPFVLLAEALAMAVGLLAGVMPARRAARLDPVEALRSE from the coding sequence ATGCGCATCGCCGACACCCTCACGATGGCCTGGCGCTCGATCACGGCGCAGCGCATGCGCAGCGTCCTGACGCTGCTCGGCATCGCCATCGGCATCGCCGCCGTGATCCTGCTGACCTCGATCGGCGAGGGCCTGCACCGCTTCCTGCTCTCCGAATTCAGCCAGATCGGCACCAACGTCGTCACGCTGTCGCCGGGCAAGGTTTCCACTGGCGGCACCAACCCGGGCTTCCCGTCCTCGGTGCGGCCGCTCTCGCTGGACGATGCCGACGCGCTGCGCCAGCGCATCCCGCACCTGGTCGGTGTCACGCCCGGCGTCACCGGCAACGCCGAGATGGGCGCCAACGGCCGCGTGCGCCGCGCGATCGTCTATGGCACGAGCGCGGCGCTGCTGCCATCCTTCCATCTGGCGGTGTCGCAGGGCCAGTTCCTGCCGGACGAGGACACGGCGCACGCGCGCAACTTCGCGGTGCTCGGCGCCAGTCTCAAGCGCGAGCTGTTCGGCGCGGACAGCCCGCTCGGCGCCCGCATCCGCATCGGCACCCAGCAATTCCGCGTCATCGGCGTGCTGGCGCCGCGCGGGCAGTTCCTGGGCATCGACCTGGACGACGTGGCCTATGTGCCGGCGGCACGGGCGATGGAGCTGTTCAACCGCCCCGGGCTGATGGAGCTGCACCTGGTCTACACCGACGCGACCTCGTCCGCCGCGGTCGTGGCGCAGGCGCGCGCGCTGATGAAGGCGCGCCACGGCCGCGAGGATTTCAGCATCGTCACGCAGGCGGACATGCTGGGTGCGCTGTCCAACATCCTCGACGTGGTGACGGCCGCAGTGGGTGCGCTGGGTGGCATCTCGCTGCTGGTGGGCGGGGTCGGCATCGTCACGATCATGACGATTGCGGTCACCGAGCGCACGTCCGAGATCGGTCTGCTCATCTCGCTGGGCGCGCGGCGGCGCACGGTGCTGGCGCTGTTCCTGGGCGAGGCGGTGGTGCTGTCGGCGGTGGGTGGCGTGCTGGGGCTGGCGATCGGCATCGGCATCGCGCAGGGGGCGCACCTGCTGCTGCCGGCCTTGCCGGTGAGCACGCCGCTGCCCTTCGTGCTGCTGGCCGAAGCGCTGGCCATGGCGGTGGGGCTGCTGGCGGGGGTGATGCCGGCGCGGCGGGCGGCGCGGCTCGATCCGGTGGAGGCGCTGCGCTCGGAGTGA